Proteins co-encoded in one Halorussus vallis genomic window:
- a CDS encoding type 1 glutamine amidotransferase domain-containing protein — MTSALFVVSEEGYWGEECVTPLELLSDADVDVDVATPSGNKPVVDDRSIDPENVGEETAERVEEVHATDQRLQNPKPVANADADMYDVVVFPGGHGTEWDVNQDRHARKLLRDVVEREDGGKALVVCHAVGLLAFTRDSDGGFLVEGRDVTGFPNEWEEDIVDDNDLMPDGRKLPYWVEDEVKAAGGNWDAELDNDESVTVDGDLITARGPESSEAGATALLEALGASVPT, encoded by the coding sequence ATGACCTCAGCACTGTTCGTCGTGAGCGAGGAAGGCTACTGGGGAGAGGAGTGCGTCACGCCGCTGGAACTGCTCTCGGACGCCGACGTCGACGTCGACGTTGCGACGCCATCCGGGAACAAACCGGTCGTCGACGACCGGTCCATCGACCCCGAGAACGTCGGCGAGGAAACCGCCGAGCGCGTCGAGGAGGTCCACGCGACCGACCAACGACTCCAGAACCCGAAACCGGTCGCCAACGCCGACGCCGACATGTACGACGTCGTGGTGTTCCCCGGCGGCCACGGCACCGAGTGGGACGTCAACCAGGACCGACACGCCCGGAAACTCCTGCGCGACGTGGTCGAGCGCGAGGACGGCGGCAAGGCGCTGGTCGTCTGCCACGCCGTCGGCCTGCTCGCGTTCACCCGCGATAGCGACGGCGGATTTCTGGTCGAGGGCCGGGACGTCACCGGATTCCCGAACGAGTGGGAGGAGGACATCGTCGACGACAACGACCTGATGCCCGACGGCCGAAAGCTTCCCTACTGGGTCGAGGACGAGGTGAAAGCCGCGGGCGGCAACTGGGACGCCGAACTCGACAACGACGAGAGCGTCACGGTCGACGGCGACCTCATCACCGCCCGGGGTCCCGAATCCTCCGAGGCGGGCGCGACCGCGCTGCTGGAGGCGCTGGGCGCGAGCGTCCCCACGTAG
- a CDS encoding DUF2298 domain-containing protein, which translates to MEYALVLLWFVAFQALALAGLPLATRLFPRFPDRGASFALPVALVVVTAVDYWVGHLAFSRATAFASVAVLAAASLFLVWTDRSLRDEDADAIDSDYLPTRAYAESAVVFAIAFALLVAVRAVDPSIHAAGGEKFLDFGILKSLLRADALPPEDMWWAGAHVLYYYGGHLMAAILTQLTGTEAQYAYNLALAGFYATLVTAAYGLAGALADARGASRRAAGALGGFFVGFGGNLVVPVTAAVWLLPDSVASGVANWVAATLREEHAGELVRTGLSEFHYWAPSRVIPETINEFPMFAFLNGDLHAHMLSTPFLLLVAALGFAYFRTDPAASARRRALAFGALPVVVALLGFVNVWSFPTGLGVVWLALLFAPADPFSLFPGVTTDRRATTATDGGPGERSPAAALRLEARRIAGAFAATGVVAVVALALVSPFVFGILLRSAGNRSIGTFPTPASAMALFLIHGAFLVPFALYLWARTRETLAVDPARFAALAAALAVVAWFVGYAVVALVVPLLVVGWLLLRTDADCGYETVLVVAGAGLVTLVEFVYVVDSAAPGRMNTVFKVYMQVWVLWGVAAGAVVAALMADAGPTSWRLPSVGLSREDAMAGLAVVLVVSSGGFGALALAEHFTSDDPIHRADDPTLNGTAFTEKFHPHEAEAIRWLDRKEGQPHIVSPPGHQVYSWTSPAASLTGLPTAIGWVYHEGIYRGHETAEHRAADVELIYTGPWNSSGPRNDRAELLKEYDVKYIYVGPEARDRYSEQNLQFGRYPGIEVAFQNEGVTIYRVDQSKF; encoded by the coding sequence ATGGAGTACGCGCTCGTCCTGCTGTGGTTCGTCGCGTTTCAGGCGCTCGCGCTCGCCGGACTCCCGCTGGCGACCCGCCTGTTTCCCCGGTTCCCCGACCGGGGTGCGTCGTTCGCCCTCCCCGTCGCGCTGGTCGTCGTCACCGCCGTCGACTACTGGGTCGGCCACCTCGCGTTCTCGCGGGCCACCGCGTTCGCGTCGGTGGCCGTCCTCGCCGCGGCGTCGCTGTTCCTCGTCTGGACCGACCGGAGCCTCCGCGACGAGGACGCCGACGCAATCGATTCGGATTATCTTCCCACGCGCGCGTACGCGGAGTCGGCCGTCGTCTTCGCCATCGCGTTCGCCCTCCTCGTCGCCGTCCGGGCGGTCGACCCGTCGATTCACGCCGCGGGCGGCGAGAAGTTCCTCGATTTCGGCATCTTGAAGTCGCTGTTGCGGGCCGACGCGCTCCCGCCCGAGGACATGTGGTGGGCGGGCGCGCACGTGCTGTACTACTACGGCGGCCACCTGATGGCCGCGATTCTCACCCAGTTGACCGGCACCGAGGCCCAGTACGCCTACAACCTCGCGCTCGCGGGCTTCTACGCGACGCTGGTCACCGCGGCCTACGGCCTGGCGGGGGCGCTGGCCGACGCCCGCGGCGCGTCGCGACGCGCCGCGGGCGCGCTCGGGGGCTTCTTCGTCGGCTTCGGCGGCAACCTCGTCGTCCCGGTCACCGCCGCCGTCTGGCTACTGCCCGACTCCGTCGCGTCTGGGGTCGCGAACTGGGTGGCGGCGACGCTCCGCGAGGAGCACGCGGGTGAACTCGTCCGGACCGGCCTCTCGGAGTTCCACTACTGGGCGCCCAGCCGCGTCATCCCCGAAACCATCAACGAGTTCCCGATGTTCGCGTTCCTGAACGGCGACCTCCACGCCCACATGCTCAGCACGCCGTTCCTGCTACTGGTCGCCGCGCTCGGGTTCGCCTACTTCCGGACCGACCCGGCCGCGAGCGCGCGTCGACGCGCGCTCGCGTTCGGCGCGCTCCCCGTGGTCGTCGCGCTCCTCGGGTTCGTCAACGTCTGGAGTTTCCCGACCGGCCTCGGCGTTGTCTGGCTTGCGCTGCTGTTCGCGCCGGCCGACCCGTTCTCGCTGTTCCCCGGCGTGACGACCGACCGCCGGGCGACGACCGCGACGGACGGCGGCCCCGGCGAGCGCTCTCCCGCCGCCGCGCTCCGCCTCGAAGCTCGCCGAATCGCCGGGGCGTTCGCGGCCACCGGCGTCGTCGCCGTCGTCGCGCTCGCGCTGGTATCGCCGTTCGTCTTCGGCATCCTGCTCCGGTCGGCCGGCAACCGGAGCATCGGCACGTTTCCGACGCCCGCGAGCGCGATGGCGCTGTTTCTGATCCACGGCGCGTTCCTCGTTCCCTTCGCGCTGTACCTCTGGGCGCGCACCCGCGAGACGCTCGCGGTCGACCCCGCGCGGTTCGCCGCACTGGCCGCCGCGCTGGCGGTGGTCGCGTGGTTCGTCGGCTACGCCGTCGTCGCGCTGGTCGTCCCCCTGCTGGTGGTCGGTTGGCTCCTCCTGCGGACCGACGCCGACTGCGGGTACGAGACGGTGCTAGTGGTCGCCGGGGCCGGTCTCGTGACGCTCGTGGAGTTCGTCTACGTCGTCGACAGCGCCGCGCCCGGCCGGATGAACACCGTCTTCAAGGTGTACATGCAGGTGTGGGTGCTCTGGGGCGTCGCGGCGGGCGCGGTGGTGGCCGCGCTGATGGCCGACGCCGGCCCGACGAGTTGGCGACTCCCCTCGGTCGGACTGTCGCGCGAGGACGCCATGGCCGGTCTCGCGGTCGTGCTGGTGGTCTCCTCGGGCGGGTTCGGCGCGCTGGCGCTGGCCGAACACTTCACCTCCGACGACCCCATCCACCGCGCCGACGACCCGACGCTGAACGGGACGGCGTTCACCGAGAAGTTCCACCCCCACGAGGCCGAGGCGATCCGGTGGCTCGACCGAAAGGAGGGCCAGCCCCACATCGTCTCGCCGCCCGGCCACCAGGTGTACTCCTGGACCAGTCCGGCCGCCTCGCTGACCGGACTGCCGACGGCCATCGGTTGGGTCTACCACGAGGGCATCTACCGGGGTCACGAAACCGCCGAACACCGGGCCGCCGACGTCGAACTCATCTACACCGGACCGTGGAACTCCTCCGGCCCGCGCAACGACCGGGCGGAACTGCTGAAGGAGTACGACGTCAAGTACATCTACGTCGGCCCGGAGGCCCGCGACCGGTACTCCGAGCAGAACCTCCAGTTCGGTCGGTATCCCGGCATAGAGGTCGCGTTCCAGAACGAGGGCGTCACGATATACCGGGTCGACCAGTCGAAGTTCTGA
- a CDS encoding DUF7576 family protein: MSDVPEAAERRRERRRSTDGGGSRDPDAEKATTECARCGAPVVTTEWHPIATRNTADGADIVAFCDQSCRRRWKRARARATEFGESDERS; this comes from the coding sequence ATGTCTGACGTTCCCGAAGCGGCCGAGCGCCGGCGCGAACGGCGACGCTCGACCGACGGCGGCGGTTCGCGCGACCCGGACGCCGAGAAGGCGACGACCGAGTGCGCCCGTTGCGGCGCGCCGGTCGTGACGACCGAGTGGCACCCGATAGCGACCCGGAACACCGCCGACGGCGCCGACATCGTGGCCTTCTGCGACCAGTCGTGTCGGCGACGGTGGAAGCGCGCGAGAGCGCGGGCGACCGAGTTCGGCGAATCCGACGAGCGAAGCTAG
- a CDS encoding HalOD1 output domain-containing protein: MSHQNAVSVADEATPSERVVAAVAAATNRDQTDVGPLYHAIDPDALDRLFETTRQATRGVGRVEFSIAGCDVVVHGDGAVEVERTDVDSGFDRGEGRGGPTLGSVEDGGN, encoded by the coding sequence ATGAGCCACCAGAACGCCGTTTCCGTCGCCGACGAAGCCACACCGAGCGAACGGGTCGTCGCGGCCGTCGCCGCCGCGACCAACCGCGACCAAACCGACGTGGGGCCGCTGTACCACGCCATCGACCCCGACGCCCTCGACCGCCTGTTCGAGACGACGCGGCAGGCGACGCGCGGGGTCGGGCGCGTCGAGTTCAGCATCGCAGGGTGCGACGTCGTCGTCCACGGCGACGGGGCGGTCGAGGTGGAACGAACGGACGTCGACAGCGGTTTCGACCGGGGTGAGGGCCGCGGCGGACCGACGCTCGGGTCGGTGGAAGACGGTGGAAACTGA
- a CDS encoding iron transporter: MPDNPEKQTSDEVDQKQLDLAQKAGDAYQEALDYMANEVAHTGGKQEAGDLVVGFAQEEAEGMYVLTKEESFEWVEPGDANCHVEVAVCDAADGRFVPGATVIATLTGEDGEQVGPMEMPMLWHPGLFHYGRNVEVPGDGTYTLDVRVEPPTFKRHDQTNGDRYGEAVEVTFEDVDVETGQG, translated from the coding sequence ATGCCCGACAATCCGGAGAAACAGACAAGCGACGAGGTGGACCAGAAGCAACTCGACCTCGCCCAGAAGGCGGGCGACGCCTACCAGGAGGCCCTCGACTACATGGCGAACGAGGTCGCCCACACCGGCGGCAAGCAGGAGGCCGGGGACCTTGTGGTCGGCTTCGCTCAGGAGGAGGCCGAGGGGATGTACGTGCTGACGAAGGAGGAGAGCTTCGAGTGGGTCGAACCCGGCGACGCTAACTGCCATGTGGAGGTGGCCGTCTGCGACGCCGCCGACGGCCGGTTCGTCCCGGGTGCGACCGTCATCGCCACGCTGACCGGCGAGGACGGCGAGCAGGTCGGACCGATGGAGATGCCGATGCTCTGGCACCCGGGGCTCTTCCACTACGGGCGGAACGTCGAGGTGCCGGGCGACGGCACCTACACCCTCGACGTCCGGGTCGAACCGCCGACGTTCAAGCGCCACGACCAGACGAACGGTGACCGCTACGGCGAGGCCGTCGAAGTGACCTTCGAGGACGTCGACGTCGAAACCGGCCAGGGCTGA
- a CDS encoding PQQ-binding-like beta-propeller repeat protein, with amino-acid sequence MAPRSPSPPPNPGVASASADATPDHDSPPSADASTDDGRPPETTRRALLAAAGAVDVAALAGCVDFRRSTFGNEQVLPESEESAVGSGNRPGSWPMLQRDPGYAGAAPSARGPTGNAAVAWTFETDEDPYRGFLPLAVADGTLFAQSRHTLWAVDVADGAERWRFAPPSLGGSGGQFLRSAPAVGDGTVFVVGDVSLYAVDAGTGRAKWKYRTTSSFDDVLLAGNTAFFVCRSGADQSLVALDAETGLTRWRRPADGSAYPLAYGDGSVFGATWRGPDDAADGETGLWEVYAVDARTGEKRWSRRVTARAETWFPTMAVAGGRIYVGTGPLYALDAKDGTVRWSALDDADLTSASPVTDGETVYVDADEPTRIVALDAADGRRRWGERVSAGYALGHPSLVGDVLYVPLASHDAGPGGVVGFDTTTGAERFRFVPPWSRAHGTSPPVVVDGTLYLGVGRTVYALEGDR; translated from the coding sequence ATGGCTCCCCGCTCGCCGTCCCCTCCACCGAACCCCGGCGTCGCGTCGGCATCGGCCGACGCGACGCCGGACCACGATTCGCCGCCGAGCGCCGACGCGTCGACGGACGACGGTCGACCGCCAGAAACTACCCGGCGAGCACTCCTCGCGGCCGCCGGAGCCGTCGACGTCGCCGCGCTCGCCGGGTGCGTCGACTTCCGGCGGTCGACGTTCGGGAACGAGCAGGTCCTCCCCGAGTCCGAGGAGTCGGCCGTCGGGTCGGGGAACCGCCCGGGGTCGTGGCCGATGCTCCAGCGCGACCCCGGCTACGCCGGGGCCGCGCCGAGCGCCCGCGGGCCGACGGGGAACGCCGCGGTCGCGTGGACGTTCGAAACCGACGAGGACCCCTATCGCGGATTCCTCCCGCTCGCGGTCGCCGACGGGACGCTCTTCGCGCAGTCCCGACACACACTTTGGGCAGTCGACGTCGCCGACGGAGCCGAGCGGTGGCGGTTCGCGCCGCCGTCGCTCGGCGGCTCCGGCGGGCAGTTCCTGCGGAGCGCGCCCGCGGTCGGCGACGGGACCGTGTTCGTCGTCGGCGACGTGAGCCTCTACGCCGTAGACGCCGGGACGGGCCGCGCGAAGTGGAAGTACCGGACGACCAGTAGCTTCGACGACGTCCTGCTGGCGGGCAACACCGCCTTCTTCGTCTGCCGGTCGGGCGCCGACCAGTCGCTCGTCGCGCTCGACGCCGAAACCGGCCTCACCCGCTGGAGACGCCCCGCCGACGGGTCGGCGTATCCGCTCGCCTACGGCGACGGGAGCGTCTTCGGGGCGACGTGGCGCGGACCGGACGACGCCGCCGACGGTGAGACGGGACTCTGGGAGGTGTACGCGGTCGACGCCCGGACCGGCGAGAAACGGTGGTCGCGGCGCGTCACCGCGCGGGCCGAGACGTGGTTTCCGACGATGGCGGTCGCCGGGGGACGAATCTACGTCGGCACCGGACCGCTCTACGCGCTGGACGCGAAAGACGGGACGGTCCGGTGGTCGGCGCTCGACGACGCCGACCTGACGTCGGCGTCGCCGGTGACGGACGGCGAGACGGTCTACGTCGACGCCGACGAACCGACCAGAATCGTCGCGCTCGACGCGGCCGACGGACGTCGGCGGTGGGGCGAGCGCGTTTCGGCGGGCTACGCGCTCGGCCACCCCTCGCTGGTCGGCGACGTGCTGTACGTCCCCCTCGCGTCCCACGACGCCGGTCCCGGCGGCGTCGTCGGTTTCGACACGACGACCGGCGCCGAGCGGTTCCGGTTCGTCCCGCCGTGGTCGAGGGCCCACGGCACGTCGCCGCCGGTGGTGGTCGACGGGACGCTCTACCTCGGCGTCGGCCGGACGGTCTATGCGCTGGAGGGCGACCGATGA
- a CDS encoding metal-dependent hydrolase, with translation MMATTHALVGVLLASVTTAVAPELTPVALASAVGGSVFPDFDLYAGHRKTLHYPVYYSALAVPAALAAVAVPVAATAAVAFFLAGAAFHSLSDALGGGLELRPWEATSERAVYDHYRGRWVPPRRWVRYDGAPEDLLLAAALAAPSFALYDDAVRSLVVAVLAASAGYALLRKPLASLWERLVLALPGEVRSSLPDRFHQSNPGTSIDADETGVPVAADD, from the coding sequence ATGATGGCGACGACGCACGCGCTGGTCGGTGTCCTGCTGGCGAGCGTGACCACGGCGGTCGCACCCGAACTCACGCCCGTCGCGCTCGCGTCGGCGGTCGGCGGGAGCGTCTTCCCGGACTTCGACCTCTACGCGGGCCACCGGAAGACCCTCCACTACCCCGTCTACTACTCCGCGCTCGCGGTTCCCGCCGCTCTCGCGGCGGTCGCCGTTCCGGTCGCCGCGACGGCCGCCGTCGCGTTCTTCCTCGCGGGGGCCGCCTTCCACTCGCTGTCGGACGCGCTGGGCGGCGGCCTCGAACTCCGGCCGTGGGAGGCGACCTCCGAGCGCGCGGTGTACGACCACTACAGGGGCCGGTGGGTCCCCCCGCGGCGGTGGGTACGCTATGACGGCGCGCCCGAGGACCTCCTGCTCGCGGCCGCGCTCGCGGCCCCGTCGTTCGCGCTCTACGACGACGCCGTTCGGTCGCTGGTGGTCGCCGTCCTCGCGGCGTCGGCGGGGTACGCGCTCCTGCGCAAACCGCTGGCCTCGCTATGGGAACGCCTGGTCCTGGCGCTCCCCGGCGAGGTGCGGTCGTCCCTGCCCGATCGATTCCACCAGTCGAACCCCGGCACGAGCATCGACGCCGACGAAACCGGCGTTCCGGTCGCTGCCGACGACTGA
- a CDS encoding rhomboid family intramembrane serine protease, translating into MGQNTLSDYLFRTPVTLVLATGMAIVYVADPPITPMSYTALAPWMHAGFGHLWQNLSVFVLLGAWIENRVGWSTFGVFAAVSSYLAL; encoded by the coding sequence ATGGGGCAGAACACGCTCTCCGATTACCTCTTTCGAACACCAGTTACGCTTGTACTGGCCACCGGGATGGCTATCGTCTACGTCGCAGACCCTCCAATCACGCCAATGTCCTACACTGCTCTCGCTCCGTGGATGCATGCTGGATTCGGGCACCTGTGGCAAAATCTCTCCGTGTTCGTACTCCTCGGTGCATGGATAGAGAATCGAGTAGGATGGTCAACGTTCGGCGTGTTTGCTGCTGTGAGTTCCTACCTCGCCCTCTAG
- a CDS encoding class I SAM-dependent methyltransferase yields MDSADEREEHPREEVRATYDRIASHFSETREYAWPEVESFVAGAESPVDVALDLGCGNGRHTELLADRADRAVGADVSRGLLDEARKRATERGFDADLVQADAAALPLRDAVVELAVYVATLHHLPTREARVASLDELARVLAPDGRALVSAWSTAHDRFDREDGFDTTVEWTLPGGETVPRFYHIYAPEEFRDDVAASGLELIDFEISSGNCYAEVRRSKQ; encoded by the coding sequence ATGGACTCGGCCGACGAACGCGAGGAGCACCCCCGCGAAGAGGTGCGGGCCACCTACGACCGAATCGCGAGCCACTTCTCCGAAACTCGTGAGTACGCCTGGCCGGAGGTCGAGTCGTTCGTCGCCGGCGCCGAATCCCCCGTCGACGTCGCGCTCGACCTCGGCTGTGGCAACGGCCGGCACACCGAACTGCTGGCCGACCGCGCCGACCGCGCGGTCGGCGCCGACGTGAGCCGCGGCCTCCTCGACGAAGCCCGGAAACGCGCCACCGAGCGCGGGTTCGACGCCGACCTCGTGCAGGCCGACGCCGCCGCACTTCCGCTTCGGGACGCGGTCGTGGAACTCGCGGTGTACGTCGCGACCCTCCACCACCTGCCGACCCGCGAGGCCCGGGTCGCGAGCCTGGACGAACTCGCCCGCGTCCTCGCGCCCGACGGCCGGGCGCTGGTGAGCGCCTGGAGCACCGCCCACGACAGGTTCGACCGCGAAGACGGGTTCGACACGACGGTCGAGTGGACCCTGCCCGGCGGCGAGACGGTGCCGCGGTTCTACCACATCTACGCGCCCGAGGAGTTCAGGGACGACGTGGCGGCCAGCGGCCTCGAACTGATCGACTTCGAGATCTCCAGCGGGAACTGTTACGCCGAAGTGCGCCGGTCCAAACAGTAA